From Phenylobacterium montanum, the proteins below share one genomic window:
- a CDS encoding ribonucleotide-diphosphate reductase subunit beta, translated as MSAHAKLPGLMLPSAYKPFRYPWAYEFWKKQQQVHWMPEEIPLGEDCKDWATKLNDSERNLLTQIFRFFTQSDIEVADNYMERYGRIFKPTEVKMMLSSFANMETIHIAAYALLLETIGMPESEFAAFLEYEAMKAKCDYMHTFGVETNADIARTLAMFGGFTEGLQLFASFAMLMNFPRFNKMKGMGQIVSWSVRDESLHCEGVIKLYHTFRKETGCVTKAVADDIVDCCKTVVGLEDKFIDLAFEMGPVQGMTPDDIKTYIRFIADWRLKQLELPAVYGVTENPLPWLQVLLSGVEHANFFEARATEYSKAATRGRWDGPEGVWSAFDQMMSKRSENQLPAE; from the coding sequence ATGAGCGCCCACGCCAAACTGCCCGGTCTGATGCTCCCCTCGGCCTACAAGCCGTTCCGCTATCCGTGGGCCTACGAGTTCTGGAAGAAGCAGCAGCAGGTCCACTGGATGCCCGAGGAGATCCCCCTCGGCGAGGACTGCAAGGACTGGGCGACCAAGCTGAACGACAGCGAACGCAACCTGCTGACCCAGATCTTCCGCTTCTTCACCCAGTCGGACATCGAGGTCGCCGACAACTACATGGAGCGGTATGGCCGCATCTTCAAACCCACCGAGGTGAAGATGATGCTGAGCAGCTTCGCCAATATGGAGACCATCCATATCGCGGCCTACGCGCTGCTGCTCGAAACCATTGGCATGCCGGAGAGCGAGTTCGCGGCGTTCCTGGAATACGAGGCGATGAAGGCCAAGTGCGACTACATGCACACCTTCGGCGTCGAGACTAATGCGGACATCGCCCGTACGCTGGCCATGTTCGGCGGCTTCACCGAAGGCCTGCAGCTGTTCGCCAGCTTCGCCATGCTGATGAACTTCCCGCGCTTCAACAAGATGAAGGGCATGGGCCAGATCGTCTCGTGGAGCGTGCGCGACGAGAGCCTGCACTGCGAAGGCGTCATCAAGCTCTACCACACGTTCCGCAAGGAGACCGGCTGCGTGACCAAGGCGGTGGCCGACGACATCGTCGACTGCTGCAAGACGGTGGTGGGCCTGGAGGACAAGTTCATCGACCTGGCCTTCGAGATGGGCCCGGTCCAGGGCATGACCCCGGACGACATCAAGACCTATATCCGCTTCATCGCCGACTGGCGGCTGAAGCAGCTGGAGCTGCCAGCGGTCTATGGCGTCACCGAGAACCCGCTGCCCTGGCTGCAGGTGCTGCTGTCGGGCGTCGAGCACGCCAACTTCTTCGAGGCCCGCGCCACCGAATACTCCAAGGCCGCCACCCGCGGCCGCTGGGACGGGCCGGAGGGCGTCTGGTCGGCCTTCGACCAGATGATGTCCAAGCGCTCCGAAAACCAGCTGCCGGCGGAATAG
- a CDS encoding (2Fe-2S)-binding protein gives MYVCNCNGIREREVRAAIDQGASRPAEVFRHCQTRPQCAKCVCDMRRMIEAQKEALRYAAE, from the coding sequence GTGTACGTCTGCAATTGCAATGGCATTCGCGAGCGCGAGGTCCGCGCGGCCATCGACCAGGGCGCCAGCCGCCCGGCCGAGGTGTTCCGTCATTGCCAGACCCGGCCGCAATGCGCCAAATGCGTCTGCGACATGCGGCGGATGATCGAGGCCCAGAAAGAGGCCTTGCGCTACGCCGCCGAATAG
- the bfr gene encoding bacterioferritin, translating into MQGDREIIKLLNSVLTNELTSVNQYFLHARMFENWGFRRLGKLIYDESIGEMKHADKLIKRVLFLEGLPNLQDLKKLSIGETVEEALGADLALEKAGRETLVPGVIQCEKAKDFVSRELLVEILSDTEEHIDFLETQLALLKSLGEANYLQSAAGELGES; encoded by the coding sequence ATGCAGGGCGACCGCGAGATCATCAAGCTCCTGAACAGCGTGCTGACCAACGAGCTGACCTCGGTCAACCAGTACTTCCTGCACGCACGTATGTTCGAGAACTGGGGCTTTCGCCGTCTCGGCAAGCTGATCTACGATGAATCCATCGGCGAGATGAAGCACGCCGACAAGCTGATCAAGCGCGTCCTGTTCCTGGAGGGTTTGCCCAACCTGCAGGACCTGAAGAAGCTCTCCATCGGCGAGACCGTCGAGGAGGCCCTGGGCGCGGACCTGGCCCTGGAAAAGGCCGGTCGCGAGACCCTGGTCCCTGGCGTCATCCAGTGTGAAAAGGCCAAGGACTTCGTCAGCCGCGAACTTCTGGTCGAGATCCTCAGCGACACCGAGGAGCACATCGACTTCCTGGAGACCCAGCTGGCCTTGCTGAAGAGCCTGGGCGAGGCCAACTACCTGCAGAGCGCAGCGGGCGAGCTGGGCGAATCCTAG
- a CDS encoding DUF6898 family protein yields MAAIPPPTGEILFELRPIGRSVKVSAIHVDTGTEVSLAGPISAGEHVLKQMALNKLAYVLASRKG; encoded by the coding sequence ATGGCTGCAATCCCGCCGCCCACCGGCGAAATCCTCTTCGAGCTGCGCCCGATCGGCCGGTCGGTGAAGGTCAGCGCGATCCATGTGGACACCGGGACCGAGGTCAGCCTGGCCGGGCCGATCTCCGCGGGCGAGCACGTGCTGAAACAGATGGCGCTGAACAAGCTCGCCTATGTGCTGGCGAGCCGGAAGGGCTAG
- a CDS encoding alpha/beta fold hydrolase, with amino-acid sequence MPFRLAPERDRIQVAVREAPIFHEGETILSDSVQRSFASFDRQPIAYHVLGEGRPTLMIHGFLADAELNWFLPGLAAAVAGLGRQVIAPDLRGHGASAAPEAADGWPPDVLARDQEALVAELGLTDYDLVGYSLGARTAVRMMVRGARPAKAVLGGMGASGVMEAGARAAMFEDAIRNGPDAADPRSGRRVQAMMQQRGLKPAAMLGVLASFVATSAEDIAGVAVPTLVVSGAEDHDNGSAEDLAALLPHGQAKIVRGDHISAVADPSLAAAITDFLRA; translated from the coding sequence ATGCCTTTCCGGTTAGCGCCGGAACGTGACAGAATCCAGGTCGCGGTGCGCGAGGCGCCGATCTTCCACGAAGGCGAGACGATCTTGAGCGATTCCGTCCAGCGCAGCTTCGCCAGTTTCGATCGCCAGCCGATCGCCTATCACGTCCTCGGCGAGGGCCGGCCGACCCTGATGATCCACGGCTTTCTGGCCGACGCCGAACTGAACTGGTTCCTGCCGGGATTGGCGGCGGCCGTAGCTGGCCTGGGCCGCCAGGTGATCGCCCCGGACCTGCGCGGCCATGGCGCCTCTGCGGCGCCGGAGGCGGCGGACGGCTGGCCGCCGGACGTGCTGGCGCGCGACCAGGAGGCGCTGGTCGCCGAACTCGGCCTGACTGACTACGACCTCGTCGGCTATTCGCTGGGCGCACGCACAGCGGTGAGGATGATGGTGCGTGGCGCGCGGCCGGCCAAGGCGGTGCTGGGCGGCATGGGGGCCAGCGGGGTAATGGAGGCCGGCGCCCGGGCGGCCATGTTCGAGGACGCCATCCGCAACGGCCCGGACGCCGCCGACCCCCGCTCCGGGCGCCGGGTCCAGGCGATGATGCAGCAACGCGGCCTGAAGCCCGCAGCCATGCTGGGGGTGCTGGCGTCCTTCGTCGCCACATCGGCCGAGGACATCGCCGGCGTGGCGGTCCCGACGCTGGTGGTCAGCGGGGCCGAGGACCACGACAACGGCTCGGCCGAAGACCTGGCCGCGCTGCTGCCCCATGGCCAGGCGAAGATCGTCCGGGGCGATCACATCTCGGCCGTGGCCGATCCCAGCCTGGCGGCGGCGATCACCGACTTCCTGCGCGCGTGA
- a CDS encoding tyrosine-protein phosphatase, producing MTDRILPLEGVLNFRDYGGYATTSGGTLRRGRLYRSAHHGRATDADLAAMADLGIAVIVDLRRPNERRREPSRRPQGFDGQVIESDLGDVDDDPWWSFVRQSDLSEEAFRQYLMDYYRNAPFEPRHVDLYARYFQALGEADGAVLIHCAAGKDRTGLLAALTHHLTGVSREDLIADYLLTNVAISFEQRMPLMVQAISEGAGREPSEAAVRVAMGVDEAYLLQALAAIEAAHGDLDAYLEAVLGVDQALRERISARLVG from the coding sequence ATGACCGATCGTATCCTCCCCCTCGAAGGCGTGCTCAACTTCCGTGACTATGGCGGCTACGCCACCACGTCCGGCGGGACCCTGCGCCGCGGCCGCCTCTACCGCTCCGCCCACCACGGCCGCGCCACCGACGCCGACCTCGCGGCCATGGCCGACCTCGGCATCGCCGTGATCGTCGATCTGCGCCGCCCGAACGAGCGTCGCCGCGAGCCCTCGCGCCGGCCGCAGGGCTTCGACGGCCAGGTCATCGAGAGCGATCTCGGCGATGTGGACGACGATCCCTGGTGGAGCTTTGTGCGCCAGTCGGACCTCAGCGAAGAGGCGTTCCGCCAATATCTGATGGACTACTATCGCAACGCCCCGTTCGAGCCGCGCCACGTCGACCTCTACGCCCGCTATTTCCAGGCCCTAGGCGAGGCGGACGGCGCCGTGCTGATCCACTGCGCCGCAGGCAAGGACCGCACCGGCCTGCTGGCCGCCCTCACCCACCACCTGACGGGGGTGAGCCGGGAGGATCTGATCGCCGATTACCTCCTGACCAATGTGGCGATCAGTTTCGAGCAACGCATGCCGCTGATGGTCCAGGCGATCTCGGAAGGCGCCGGGCGCGAGCCCTCGGAGGCCGCCGTGCGCGTGGCCATGGGGGTGGACGAAGCCTATCTGTTGCAGGCCCTGGCCGCGATCGAGGCTGCGCACGGCGACCTCGACGCCTATCTCGAGGCGGTGCTGGGGGTCGATCAGGCCCTGCGCGAGCGGATCAGCGCGCGGCTGGTGGGGTAG
- a CDS encoding glutamine amidotransferase-related protein gives MKLGILETGAPPEKLREQFGDYPSMFASLLGETVQVTAYDVTRGALPKSAGEQQAWLVTGSAAGVYDPLPWIGPMMEFLREAKGQAPMVGICFGHQAMAQAFGGQVVKSPKGWAIGLNRYDVAEPEPWMDQAPTIAIPASHQDQVVRLPPGARVSLASGFTPYAGLSYDDGRSISFQGHPEFDPAYAAALIQARRGKTYDDETADAGLESLSRPNDRQRVGDWILKFLLQAG, from the coding sequence ATGAAACTCGGCATCCTCGAAACCGGCGCGCCCCCCGAAAAGCTGCGCGAGCAGTTCGGCGACTATCCGTCGATGTTCGCCAGCCTCTTGGGCGAAACCGTGCAGGTCACCGCCTATGACGTGACCCGCGGCGCCCTGCCGAAGTCGGCGGGCGAACAGCAGGCGTGGCTGGTCACCGGCTCGGCGGCCGGGGTCTATGATCCCCTGCCCTGGATCGGGCCGATGATGGAATTCCTGCGCGAGGCCAAGGGACAGGCGCCCATGGTCGGCATCTGCTTCGGCCACCAGGCCATGGCCCAGGCCTTCGGCGGCCAGGTGGTCAAGTCGCCCAAGGGCTGGGCGATCGGCCTCAATCGCTACGATGTGGCCGAGCCGGAGCCGTGGATGGACCAGGCCCCGACCATCGCCATCCCCGCCTCGCACCAGGACCAGGTCGTGCGCCTGCCGCCCGGCGCCAGGGTCAGCCTGGCCTCGGGCTTCACCCCCTATGCGGGCCTTTCCTATGACGACGGCCGCTCGATCTCGTTCCAGGGTCACCCGGAGTTCGACCCGGCCTATGCCGCCGCCCTGATCCAGGCGCGCCGCGGCAAGACCTATGACGACGAGACCGCCGACGCCGGCCTCGAAAGCCTGTCGCGGCCCAACGACCGCCAGCGGGTCGGCGACTGGATCCTGAAGTTCCTGCTGCAGGCGGGTTAG